From one Catenuloplanes nepalensis genomic stretch:
- a CDS encoding helix-turn-helix domain-containing protein, which yields MALQVNATRLTYQERRQIAEGLAAGRGYAAIAAALGRPRSTVSREVARNGGIRGYQAARAEQATRWRARRRRTPPATPPSPDERLPADRAEFVDGFAAMMVQSGMPHMMALVLVCLFTSDTGAATTAELVARLRVSPASISKAVRWLDERGLARRERDGRRQRYVIDEHAWYYAWQASIASMTRWAAFATRGAELFGADTPPGARLHTTSRFFHHLGEDMTRAAEHWRQIVGDPP from the coding sequence ATGGCATTGCAGGTGAACGCAACGCGCCTGACCTATCAGGAACGCCGGCAGATCGCCGAAGGACTGGCGGCCGGGCGCGGCTATGCGGCGATCGCCGCCGCCCTGGGACGGCCGCGGTCGACCGTGAGCCGCGAGGTCGCCCGTAATGGCGGGATCCGCGGATATCAGGCGGCGCGCGCGGAGCAGGCGACCCGGTGGCGAGCTCGCCGCCGCAGGACTCCCCCGGCCACGCCGCCGTCCCCCGACGAGCGGCTGCCGGCCGATCGCGCCGAGTTCGTGGACGGGTTCGCCGCGATGATGGTGCAGTCCGGCATGCCCCACATGATGGCCCTGGTGCTGGTCTGCCTGTTCACCAGCGACACCGGCGCCGCCACCACCGCCGAGCTGGTCGCCCGGCTACGGGTCAGCCCGGCCTCGATCTCCAAGGCGGTGCGCTGGCTGGACGAACGCGGCCTGGCGCGCCGCGAGCGCGACGGACGGCGGCAGCGATACGTGATCGACGAGCACGCCTGGTACTACGCGTGGCAGGCGAGCATCGCGTCGATGACCCGGTGGGCGGCGTTCGCCACCCGGGGCGCCGAACTGTTCGGCGCGGACACGCCACCCGGCGCGCGACTGCACACCACCAGCCGCTTCTTCCACCACCTCGGCGAGGACATGACGCGGGCGGCCGAGCACTGGCGGCAGATCGTCGGCGATCCGCCGTGA
- a CDS encoding cytochrome P450 encodes MTAALPTVRTAGRPFDPPEDLFTRPPLSRLTYPDGHEGWLVTSHALVREVLADPRFSVRPELRHLPILGAPGGAGPVPPGVFTAMDAPEHTRYRRLLTGQFTVRRMRALAGRVEEITAAHLEAMERGGDTADLVTALALPIPAQVICELLGVPYEDKAQFQDQALALVRLGADPAQQAAAYGAIYGYLAGLVAAKRAAPTDDLLGDLTRSDLTDEELINIGFVLLGAGLDTTANMLALGAFALLDHPAQLALLRADPGIAAQAVDELLRYLSIIPFTVRTALEDVDLQGERIEAGQTVTVSIPAANRDPARFADPDTLDLLREAGSHVAFGHGIHQCLGQQLARVELQVALPALVTRFPSLRLAVPATDVAMRTDMLIYGVHALPVTWHRS; translated from the coding sequence ATGACAGCCGCACTGCCGACCGTTCGTACCGCCGGTCGTCCGTTCGACCCGCCCGAGGACCTGTTCACCCGGCCACCGCTGAGCCGGCTGACCTACCCCGACGGGCACGAGGGCTGGCTGGTGACGAGCCACGCGCTCGTCCGCGAGGTGCTGGCCGATCCGCGGTTCAGCGTCCGCCCGGAGCTGCGCCACCTGCCGATCCTCGGCGCGCCCGGCGGCGCCGGCCCGGTTCCCCCGGGGGTCTTCACCGCCATGGACGCGCCGGAGCACACCCGGTACCGGCGGCTGCTGACCGGCCAGTTCACCGTCCGCCGCATGCGTGCGCTGGCCGGCCGCGTCGAGGAGATCACCGCAGCTCACCTCGAGGCCATGGAGCGGGGCGGCGACACCGCCGACCTCGTCACCGCCCTGGCCCTGCCGATTCCCGCACAGGTCATCTGCGAGTTGCTCGGCGTACCCTACGAGGACAAAGCCCAATTCCAGGATCAGGCCCTGGCGCTGGTACGGCTGGGAGCGGATCCGGCACAGCAGGCCGCTGCCTACGGCGCGATCTACGGGTACCTGGCGGGGCTGGTCGCGGCCAAGCGCGCCGCGCCCACCGACGACCTGCTCGGCGACCTGACTCGCTCCGATCTCACCGACGAAGAGCTGATCAACATCGGGTTCGTGCTGCTCGGCGCCGGCCTCGACACCACCGCCAACATGCTCGCGCTCGGCGCGTTCGCCCTGCTGGATCATCCTGCGCAACTCGCCCTGCTCCGCGCCGATCCGGGCATCGCGGCCCAGGCGGTCGATGAGTTGCTGCGCTATCTGAGCATCATTCCGTTCACCGTGCGTACCGCGCTGGAAGATGTTGATCTTCAAGGTGAGCGGATCGAGGCCGGGCAGACCGTCACCGTCTCGATTCCCGCCGCCAACCGCGACCCGGCCCGTTTCGCCGACCCCGACACGCTGGACCTGCTGCGCGAGGCGGGCTCGCACGTCGCGTTCGGCCATGGGATCCACCAGTGCCTGGGGCAGCAGCTCGCCCGCGTCGAGCTTCAGGTCGCGCTGCCCGCGCTCGTCACCCGCTTCCCGTCCCTCCGTCTCGCAGTCCCGGCCACCGACGTCGCGATGCGCACCGACATGCTCATCTACGGCGTGCACGCGCTGCCGGTGACCTGGCACCGGTCATAG